AcatgcaaatgtttgttttctgtctttccATAGAAGACTATGGATGATAAAACAGCCTTGGACCTGCTGTCCACTGACTTCTCTGCTGCTCCCAAGCCCGCTGCATCATCTGCACCGCCTGCCTCATCTGCACCGCCTGCATCCGCTGCTGCACCCAAGCCCGCTGCATCATCTGCACCGCCTGCATCATCTGCTGTCACAACAAAGCTGGAATCTCCTGTGCTGGACTCACAGCCCTTGAAGGTAGCAAAGATGCAATGAACTGCAACACATTTCATCAGGCCATAGTGATAATACCATGGATGAAACTAATATTGGTCACATTTAATTTAGGTGAGACGAGTTATGTCCTTGCTGACTTGCTGGAATGGATTTCTGCCTCACGCTTTGTGAGCCACAGTTAATATTTTAGTCCCACCTTTTCTTTCGCTACGGAAGACAAGTGGGAATAATAGAACAGTCATCTACGGAGTCCTGCAAAATTGTTATCTTCAGATTGTTTCTTGTATTTATGCTGAAATGTCTCAGATTCTTACTTGAACAATTGTACCGTAAAGTACATGACAGCATTATGAGCTGAATATGTTTGTTCATTTGTCATGTATCTATTATTCTTTCGTAGCCGATGTCTGGTCCCGTTCTTGACTCCCTGTCTGACACCCTCCTCCCGAACTCCCCCGAGTTCAAATCGAAGTCAGACAAACCGAAGGTAAATTGATCTTTGATATATACAGAGGACGTAAGTTTACTCCATCGGATGACAATACTTATGCGCCTCTTTGTTGCATATCATCCCCTCTCATATCAACGCCTCTCCTGTTTTATGCGctgaaaaaaatcaataaaaatggtCTTCAAAAAAAACTGCAGAACCAAATGTAAATGGCACGCTTGAAATCttgtggggaaaaaatgagCTCGTGACTTTTGGCAGTTTGTAATTAATATCAtacacttttagtttttattgtCAACGGCGCCCTCTACAGGTGGTTCACTAGAACCTATGTATCCGCGCCTCTTCCTCATGGAGCAGTGAGGAGTTGTTGAGCCTAATCAAGGTGTCAACTTTGTTACAGGGCAAGAGCAAGTCAAAGTCTAAAGTAAGAAAATTGCCTGCTGCATGAAGACAATAATTCTGTTGGAAATGCACGACAATGGATAATCACAACGGATAATCGTTGCACTTGTAATCAaatcaaagtaaaaacaaatcTCTATATCGGAGGAGCCTGCACGGGGCTGCATGTTGTGCCTCCACAAGCTTTGGCCTTTGCTGATTCCCCCGAGTAATTACAATAAATCGGTAACAGTATTCCGTGCCGCTTCTCCCTTTTCTAGACATTTTCTTTACTTCATTCACGTGTTTCAGAAATCCCACGCAGAGGATCCATCTGCCGCTGAGCCGCTACCAGCTCGGCCGAGCTCAGATGTTGTGCCAAAATCTACAAAGAAGGGAGGCAGGAGCTAGACCCTCTGGTGATGTTTGTTCCCATCTTTTCCCCTGGTTTTAAAGGCTGCTCAAGGCGGTATGGATAAACGGCTTTCCACTGACTTCTCAATGTGTTGCAGGTTGTCAGCGCACTTTGTCCTCCCGACCACAGGAATGCTGCACCGACGGAGCTGCTTTCTGGATAATGattctatttttgttttgtttttagaaattGTCACAAGCTAGTCAAGCCcgtaacacacagacacctgcATCTGCATGcggtgccttttttttctttttagctcGGTTTCACATGTATTGGATGAAAAGGTTTTGGTTTCAGTCTATGGagaaaataaaatttaaaaaattaaaaagaaggTGGAGAATGAGTGAAAAGGGGGGAGACGAAGGTGAGAGGgtaagttgtttgtttgttggctcGTGTTTTGAGGATGCCgagcggaggggaggggctgcTCTTCATAGTCCTGCGTGTACATCTCAGATGAGTTTTTCCTGTGACACAATAACACAACGTGCTGCCTTTCTAAGGCTGGCGGCGGCGTGACGTTGGTGGGAGCAGCGGTAACCGTCAGCTTTCATGTAAGCAGTAAAAGTGGGTGTATAGTATCGGGATGTTTGTGCAATCTAGACGTTCGCAGAGAAGCCAAATTTTCTATCATGATGTGGTCAAATGCCATTAAGACACTAGTGTACAGCTTACTTTGCTTGTATTTTGGAAAAAATAGAGTTTACACAATTAAATGTTTGGAGGATTTCCACAAGGTGTACCGCTTAATTTTGTGTTCGGGAACTTTTGGCAAACAGTGTATAATACTTGTTAGTCTTTTGTGTGCTGGTGTCTAGAAGTGCACTTAGTCGACTGAGGTGGTTACAAGCTTTGTTCACTGCTCTTGTTTGTGTACTGTATAGAACAGAAAATACTTTGGTTCTATACAAGACAACACTGTGTAACTTACAAAGGGCTTTCAACTGTAAAGCCAAAAATCAATATACTGTCCccaagtttttgttttttttttaatgtcaaagGTGTTGCGTGGGTGTGAGTCATGAAATCTGAGAGGTATTTTAGATGCAGGGATACTAATTaaataaagattttaaaaatgaacggTGTGGTTGCTATAGCAAGAGTCTGGTTTCTACAATTTGTGCCTACGATGGTGAACAAAGGTTTACGCAAACCGCCTTAACTATTTGGAAAAAGGCTGCAAAATTAATAAAGACCGTTATTCAAAAGGGTTAAGCGAAGTGTGAACTATTAAATTGAACGGGAGCATGTCCTTTGACAACTTTCTCTAATTCTGTTTTTCTAATTCTAGTTTTTCACTCTACATACAGCTGTAGCAGCCCACTTCCTTTCTAATCGGGCGTAAGTTCTACAGGAAATACAAACGTTATATAAAACGTATTGTTTTTGTGCAAAGACCCTTAATCACTGATAAAAATCagtaaaatacataaacacacacatgcaattaATAGTGCattgaaacattttcttctttttttgtttttttacaaataaaggaACACCGTGACAAagggaacatttttaaatactgtacatccaattcaatattatataaaaataaactggaATAATTACTAACCGAATGCTTGattataaattaaaagaaatacacCCATTCAAAGAAAGTCATCTATGTGAgcaaattttttttaattattttttttcccaaggCAAAGACATATGaaattatattttgaaaatgttaaagTAGTTAACTAAAACACTGCACAGGAAAACAATATTAAAGTATACTGGAAAATGTAGAAACATTTAGACGCTTTGGCTAATTACAAAAGCAAAGCTAACGTAACATGATCAATTTCAAACAATTTTCGCGCTTCTAATACTCTCAGAACTTCAGTAGTTCATATTACAATCAACATTTATAGAATTAGAGGtttcatttaatgttattttattaaaagaGTTTAATCAAGGGTGTGATGGTGCAGCGTAATTGTGCGTCGTGCCACAATGCAGTGAAAACCCAAAGTATTTGAAACATTAAATCCTTAAAGTAGCATCTTTTTATAGTTCCTGTTACAATCAGAACTTTTTAGTTGGCGGCTAAATATTCACCATTGTCATTAAATTGTAAATAGGAATAAAATCCTCTGCAACAGCCACACAACATAGTAAAATAATGACTGTTTGAAGGAATTAAATTACACCCCGAAGTTAAACGTGTctgctggtcatcattttcttTCCAGGAGGCACCGCCTGCTGTCTATAAGAGAAAAGTAGGGTTTCAAAAAATAATATgagttataaaaataaataaccatttATAAAGAAATGTGTTATGTGAAGAAATCAACGTTTCTTCTGAAAGGACGATGTAGTTTCGTACTAAAGACGGGGAGAGTTGAGACAAAGATCTGATAGTGAGTCAGGAGTTGAGTTGCTTACGTGTATGAAAAAATTAGTTATTTTCAGAGTAAATCCCTTTAAATAATGCGaacaattaataaataataaatcagaatttattcacattttcattttggtttCTGTGCTCGGGGGAACTTGGACTAATGACCTCAGTATTCCTAAAATTCTGTCGAGCCTTATGATTCCTATGTTGGAATAACAATAAATCACTTACTTTCTTTTGTAATGATGTGGGCATCTCCGCGTTCTCATTcctacaacaaacaaacaaaaagtgtgaTTAGCCTCAATTCATTACGCACATTACAGCAAAATCCTGTAAGAAACAGAGACAAAGCCAAAACAAATGTCCCCTTTCCCAGGACATATATTGACTGCGTATTAAATGTGGTGTAGGACGTCAGGAGAACTTACGATTGCAGTACAgggtggtgatgatgaggagtagaagaagaaggccACAGGCGCCGGCCAGTGGGCCCAGTATGATTGGAGAACAATACATTTGAGGACTGGTTTCCCCTGCACAGTAAGTGTTCATTTACCGACTGGTCCTGCTCACAGCCACATACACATGAAGGTGAGGAGGACTCAATAGTGAGAGCGAGCGTTTACCTTGCTTGTCATTCCCATTCTGCTCACAAACGCATGGGGTGTCGGTTGTGCATTGATTTGGCACACTGGTGATGGCATTTGATATTGCAACTTCTGTTGTTTCCTTTTCTGAGAAAAACGAAATGATGGAAAGTGacactaaaaaaaacatccatagAATCATTAGACCaaataaaggaaacaaaacTCACCTCCAACCAGTCGGGTTACATCGCCGAACATCAGTTGAGTCCCTTTGAGAAACGCACAGCTGTAAATGCCGCTGTCGGTGCTTTTCTTGAATTTCTTTAGACTTAAGATACCGTTACTAATTTTTGAGAAACCATAACTGGAGTCGAGGGAAGCTGTGGGTGACTTTGGCAAACCACTTGGGCTGAAAGATCCAATGAATTCCATGTTCTTGGGAAGAACTCTGAACCAGATGAGCAGGCTGCCCGACTGAGCAGGCTTACACTTGATGTCAACCAGCTCTCCTTCCTTCACCATCttttctgcagcagctcctgaagTTGTGTCTAAAAGATGTGATGAAACGGCAGCAGTTATAAAGGACCCAAATCCACTTTGAAGCTGCTATAAAGTAATTAATAGATTTCAGAATTCAGATTAAACTTACTTGGACAAAACACCAGAATCACCAAAATCCACTTTTGGTTCATTTTCATCGTCGTAGATATTAACAGCTGCGAAACGGGTCTTTGTGGTCTTTGTTGGAGCCTGCTAGGTGATAATTCAGCGAGATATCAAACCACGCCCCAGCTGTCGGCTTCTTCTCTGCTGTGTCAAATGGGATCATTGCAGTGGAGCGTTGCAGAGACCTCCTGCAAGCGCGGTGGTGGTCTACAGGATGTTTGAAGTTGAGCCCACCGATCTGCACCTCTCACCTCCGCCTCTGGTTTCAAGCATCGAGCAGCAAA
The Gasterosteus aculeatus chromosome 17, fGasAcu3.hap1.1, whole genome shotgun sequence DNA segment above includes these coding regions:
- the cd8a gene encoding T-cell surface glycoprotein CD8 alpha chain, which translates into the protein MKMNQKWILVILVFCPNTTSGAAAEKMVKEGELVDIKCKPAQSGSLLIWFRVLPKNMEFIGSFSPSGLPKSPTASLDSSYGFSKISNGILSLKKFKKSTDSGIYSCAFLKGTQLMFGDVTRLVGEKETTEVAISNAITSVPNQCTTDTPCVCEQNGNDKQGETSPQMYCSPIILGPLAGACGLLLLLLIITTLYCNRMRTRRCPHHYKRKQQAVPPGKKMMTSRHV